DNA from Ammospiza caudacuta isolate bAmmCau1 chromosome 6, bAmmCau1.pri, whole genome shotgun sequence:
tttaaaagaagagtTTGGGACTAGAGGATGCACTGTTCATtctcaaaggaaaaagaaaaaatccatgCAAAAATAACTCCCACCCAAAGTGTGAGGCCATATGGAATGACCACGTGAGGGATGGCTCTTTCCTTCCTTCGTCACGCCTACTGTGGGAGCTTGTCATCTAAACTCAGCAATGAAAacaagacagaaagaaaactgaattgCACAATCCTAGTCTGCAGGTGACAACGTCATAACATGTCTTTACAGAAGTCCCTACTCTGCTCCAGTTGGGAGGATGGGTTGTGGTGCTGtgtctgtccccagctgccagctggTGTCAGTTACTGTCCGTGCTGCGAACACGAGTCAGTCTAGCTACTATTGCTTTGCTCTCCCTCCTTCACCTGGGTGTAGTTTACATTCTAGGTAGTGCTGCCTGCCGAGGGCTGACCGTGGCGTTCCCCCCCGTTCCAAAGCCCACAGCCCAAGGGAAGATCTCCTGGCTGCAGCCGGGCCCGGGAGGTGTCTGTCCCAGAGCGCCAGGCGCGTCCGTGCTAGATCATGCCGTTGATCTTAGTCCACTCGTAGATGTCCTGCTCGCAGACGATGTCCGAGTTGATGAGCAGGTACCTGTCCCCCACGCAGAAGTGCTTCTGGCAGGCGGCACACTTGAAGCACTCGAGGTGATAGACCTTGTCCTTCACCCGCATGGTCATCTCGTAGGCGCGGATCCGCTTCTCGCAGGAGGCGCACAGCCCGTCCTGGCCAAAGAGCCTGCAGCGACAGCACAGAGTCAGCACGGCTCCCTGGCTGGGCAAAACCAGTCAAAACCAGGCAAACACCCCTGATCCATTAGGACAAGTGCTGACTTAGAGAGAGGTCGCGTGGGAAACTGCCCAGAAGAGCTGGAAACTTTGCAACACCaaaaattgaaacagaaaaTCCAAGGTTTTCAGCTTggataaaatcacagaatgggttgcgttggaaggaaatttaaagtccatcctgtgccaccccctgccatgggcagggacaccttccactagcacacgttgctccaagccccatccaacctggccttggacatttccagggatggggcagccacagcttctctgggcaacttgtgccagggcctcagcaccctcccagggaagaatttcttccttaataTCCAAACTAAATCTACTCAAATCTATCAATAGAATTGGCTTCTCTGACCTTATTCTGAATTGGAGGAGCAAAGGTTTCCCAGAACACTGCATGAAGTTGTGCCATATTAACACTTCCACTTCTGTGATCCACAGAAATTACCTTTTGCTCATAATTTTTGCCTTTCTTAAACTGTTGCCCTATAATTTACAGCAAGGAGTTGGGATAAGCCATGGTCTGAGGCTCTCCTGCCTTTTGTCTGTGTCTCCACATTGGAAATTCTTTCAAGCATTTCTATATCCATGAAGACACTCCTGGTCCTGAAGTCACTCCTGAAGGACACATTCAGAGACCTCCTAGATAGCTATGAGACAGTTTCATGCTGTGGACTGCTCTGTAATCCATGTGGAGAAACACTGCTGAGGTCCTCATGACATTGTCTATAAAAAGGAGACTCTAATGAATGCCCTGCAGAGTTTAAGTCAAATCAGTAATAAAGAAGCATGACTatattgattattttatttttaaaagggacAAATGTTACAAGTGATGTATTCATTGAGTTTGACTTCCAAACTTCCATACTAATTCTGGAAGGAGTTTTTCCACCTCCTGCACATCTCCTGCATGTGCTGTGCCTGATTTAAATCATCTTCTGAACTGGAAAAAAGATGTCTGGTAAATTAAGAGACATTTAAGGAGAAAGAATATCATTCCTTTTGTCTACCAGGAGATGTCAGTGTTTACTTCTGCCCATTGAAAGTAACGCTAAGGTTACAAAAAGGTTGCCAAATTTTTCATTAATGAGGGACGATATCTATTgcattattaaataaataaaaacgTTGGATTGCACTGCAAGAAAATGCATTAATTGTATTGCCATACTTCCTGTTGCTTCCATTTTAAGATGAAAAGTATCTGGGAAGTGTAATTAACACCGGATCACTGCTGGATTTACAAGTGGTCCCATTAGCAGAACTCAGTCCTTAATTTCTGCTCAGCAAAATTCCATCAGCAAAGCCCAGGGACAGCATAATTAGGAAGTCCACTGAGATTTTGGTTTCACTTTTATTGGCAGGTAAATTAGCCTTCAGTAAAAAAGCTGGAAATATACCAAATATCATTATTCTGTTCCACAAACCTCCTGACACATTAGGAATCCATTAGAAGAAATGGAACACAACCAGCACAGCAAAGATCAATACATTTTAATCAAGAATGTAAAGATCATTTGTTGTCAATTTTTTGTGAAATATCTTAGTCTCCAATTAATCCTTTACTTACAAATTTGGGCAaagcaggcaggcagagagTTATTGATGAAAACACCCATAACAAGCGTATTTGTAGGATCTGATTCTGCAAAATGCGCAAATTCTTGCTTATTCAGCACCAGGCTTAAGAATGCCAAACCCTAAATGATCTTTCACCTCTTACCTGGGCATAAACACCTTTAAGCTCCAAGACAATTCTGGGAGAAGCAGAAAACTCCTTAAAACCATTCAGGGGAACCTGTTCATTGCCAGCTTAGTGGGAGATTGCTGGAATTCAGCCCCTTTTCCCAATTTCTGCTTGCCAGAATGCCACACTGACCCTtcacctggagctgtggggttAGACGTGTGCAGAATGACAGATGCCAACAACTCCTAGTCCTGGGAGTTCTTTCTGTATTCTTCACATTATCAAGTAATTCTGGTTTTTCCACAGTGTGTAGCACTGCTTTCTCTTccattaaaaatgcttttttccccccaaacttTAAAAGATTTATCTATAAACAACTCTGTGTTGTTTATCTAAGCAACACAGATAATCTCTAGCTTTATCTATAACTTACTGAAGAATCCCAGCAATACTAAAAGCATCTGCATATGAATCCCAAAAAtatgaggacaggctgagggagctggggctaTGCACTCTGGAGAAGGTtctggggagaccttagagccccTTCCGGTGCTTTAAGGGGTTCCAGGAGAGTTGGAGACAgactttggacaagggatggaggaatgggacaaggggaatggctttaaagtGACAGAGGGTGTGTTTAGCTGgaatattgggaaggaatttttcctgaggtgaggccctggcacagggtgcccagagaagctgtggatgccccatccctggaaggccaggttggaggggAATTGGAACAACCTGtcctagtggaaggtgtctctgcctgtggcaggggctgAAAGGAGAGGAGCTGAAATGTCCCTTTCCAGACCAAATATTCCAGGCATTCTAGGACAGGAGCCCATACTGCAAACCTGAGCTTGCAGACGCTGCCAGGCTCCGAGAGCCATTCCAAAGGAATTCCTcaatcccagctgtgctcagtaAAACGGGAAGGAGGCAGGAAGGGTGTGAGGAGCAGTGGGATGCCTACCTGAGGTAGTCCCTCCTGCAGAGCTTCCTGCCCAGCTTGTAGTAGAGGCGCCGGCCCACCTCGCCGAGGCGGCAGCCGCACAGGTCGCAGCTGAGGCAGTCCTCGTGCCAGTACTGGTCGATGGCCTTGAGGAAATAGCGGTCCCCGATGTTCTGCTGGCACCCCCCGCATGTCAGCAGCGACGGGGGGATCTGCAGCACCTCATCCACCGGCTCCCTGAGGGGGTGACACACACCTGGGCTGAGGGGAACCCACTCCCAGAGCGTCCACgcgaggaggaggaaaagcaaaacgAGTCCCAAGCTCAGACAGGTTCGGACAGGGAGGGTGGTGTCCCCGTTATTGCTCGTTTTCAGAAGGACTAAGAAAGGCACCCAAGGGATTTCACACTTTCCATTGGGAAATGGAAATTTGGAGACTAAATTTGACAGTGTCACTTGTCAGAACAGCACAAAATGGATAAACACTACCGCTGATTGTGTTGCCCGACTGGTTTAAGTCTCACTGCTGATTTTAATAAAGCCAGCATTTTACCTCATGTTGCTGCAGGACTTCTTTTTCCCTTAGCCGAGGACATGAATCCCCTGGGATGGGTTTATGCCAACATACCCCAATTATCTGGGATTTACACATCCATGAGTGAAAGGAGGCACAAATCTTTATTGTGATATTAGCACTGACTCTTTAAGCACctattttgttccttttcctaAAAAGTTTGGAGAGCTAGGATAATTCTGGTAAAAAAAGTGAGAATTTTCTTCTAagtatttctgtgtcttttagGGTAATTtcacaacttaaaaaaaaaaaaaagaaaaagagcaaaaaatttaaaagatcaGTGCCTGAACTCTGTTTTGTAATGTTCTGGGATTCACCTAAATGCCAGAGAGGTAAATAAAACAATCTACTGGATCTATCCCTTAAGCACTTGCTTCATTTCAAACCTGTGGCTAGTAGAGTGGACCctaaattttttcattttattggaTTAGTGCTCCAGCACAGAGTCCCTGAGCAATTTGCTGCTGTCATTGGTCTGTCCtcccctgggctgctgggggcagAGGAGACCTGCACTGATGAAGAAGCTCTGCTCCCAGTTTCCAGCaggcaacaggaaaaaaattgtattgCTCCTGCTTATTTACTGGATCAGCAGTTTTCTGGgcaaaaattactttcttcaGCAGGGAGGAACGACCTCTGGTCAAAAACTTCTGGGCTGAGAAAGTGATCCTGCAGTTTTTATTTAGGCAAGCTGAGCCCTGAGATATTATCTGGTTCTGTTCTGCTCTGGTTTCTCCCTTCTAAGTTTAAACTGCTGTGCCCTGCAAGCTATGTCGTAACACCCCTCTCCTGCCAGCTCACCATCCTGTgagttttcattaaaatcatGGGGAACACATGATTAGGCCCtgctttttccaaatttttctttttgggcCGCATGCTCCCTTTCCTAACACGTGGGCTCCACGCTGACAACTTCTGAGAGCTTTCCAGTAGAAGGAAGCACACGTCATTATCCTTCATTATCCATTTTTTGAAACTTTGGAGTGTACCCCGAAATGTTTCATCTGAGGGGTGTTTGGGAGTCCCAAGCCAGGTTTCTCTGAGAGCCCTGACTCGGGAACATCCCAACGGATGTTTATGCAGAGCAGCATTCCTGGTTAACGCATTAGGCTTTTGATGTCCACCCATTCCTAAGCCAGCACTTAAGCCACCAGAACACAAGGcaggtaaataaataaagattaaaaaaaactttgTAGATGAAAGCTGGACATCATTAGGAGCTGGGATTagtgtttcttaaaaaaaaaaacagcataGAGGAAAATGTAACGTAAAACATCATGGAATGAAGTGATTTAAcccccaaaagcagcagcagttcccaTGTGCTCGTTCCGGGCTCCAAGCGATGGCATTTTTAGTATCTGACAGGAAACAAACCACGAATGACTCAATTTACTGAGAGAGATGTTTTAAGCGTTATCTGGAAACGGagattttataatttatttcattttttcttctcttttaccGCGATCCCAGACAAGCCTAAGTGCAGTTAATTAGCCCGTTCAGGGCTGAAGTGGCCCTGGGTCTGTGCTGGGTTACCATCCCTggtgtgcagcagggatgggacagcgGGAGCAGAGCCCGGGAGAAAGCCTGGATCTGGACACGGAAGCCCAGGGAGGGAAATTCTCATCTCCTACATCCCGTCCATCAAGTCTGTCTACATGCTCTTAGCAGAACACC
Protein-coding regions in this window:
- the LMO2 gene encoding rhombotin-2; protein product: MGGGNAVNVIAGRRGSAAGDKAPRADSLCGGGGGRAHHRHATKEPALPMSSAIERKSLDPSEEPVDEVLQIPPSLLTCGGCQQNIGDRYFLKAIDQYWHEDCLSCDLCGCRLGEVGRRLYYKLGRKLCRRDYLRLFGQDGLCASCEKRIRAYEMTMRVKDKVYHLECFKCAACQKHFCVGDRYLLINSDIVCEQDIYEWTKINGMI